The Grus americana isolate bGruAme1 chromosome 29, bGruAme1.mat, whole genome shotgun sequence genome contains the following window.
cctgcggGTCCCTGCTTGTCCCTGCCTGTACCTGCCTGTACCTGCCCGTCCCTGTTTGTCCCTGCCTGtacctgcctgtccctgcccgtCCCTGCAGGTCCCCACCTGTACCTGCCTGTAcctgcctgcccctgcagctccctccctgcccttttCTGGTCTGTCCggtccctgcctgtccctgcagctccctgcctacccttgcctgcccttgcctgtcgctgcagctccctgccaggtctctccctgccccttcctGCTTCACCCTCATGTCCCTCCAGGCCTCTTCGCTGTCTGCCCCCTCTGTCCCCACCACCACTGTCCCCGTCctgctctgcttccctctgcttccccccTTCCAGCCGTGTGCTCTCAGCCAGGTTATTGCTTTGCCCTCAAATTTACTTGAACGTGTCCAACCCTCTATCGGTCTGTCCACCCGTCGTGCATCTATCTGTCTGCTCCCACGTCTATCTGTGTATCTATCGacctgtccatccatccatccatccatccatccacccactGATCCTGCTGCCTGTCACACTTCCCCTCCCTCTCACTAGCTAAGTGGTCAGTGAGCATCTAACCACACTCCGGTCAATCCATCATATCAGCTATTTCCTCTActccttattttctttggctTCCCTAGACCGTGTCTGCCTCTCCCTCAGCACAGTggggcagggctctgccttgACTCTTGGCCGCTTTTTGGCTTAAGGTTTAAAACTTGAAACCCAGTGCTgaaggatcatagaatcatagaatcattagggttggaaaagacctctaagatcatcacgtccaaccgtcaacccaacaccaccatgcctactaaaccatgtcctgaagtgccacgtctacatgttttttgaacgCCTCAAAGTATCGTgaccccaccacctctctgggcagcctgtttcaatgcctgaccactcttttggtgaagaattttttcctaatatctaatctaaatctcccctggtgcaacttgaggccatttcctcttgccccttcgctagttacttgggaggagaccaacacccatctcGCTACAccctcctttgaggtagttgtagagaccAACTCTACAGTTGTAGGATGCTGAGGTTCCCGTGGTCCAGGCAGGGATGCAGCGGGGTCCGGGCCAGCGCCACGTACCATTGATGAAGTCCTGCTCTTCGGGGGTCAGGATGGTGGCCAGGTGTCCCCCGTAATGCCTGCACTGGGTCTCCGCATCCTCCCAGCTCCTCCGCGTAGAAAAGTGCTTGTAGCAGGCTCCCTGGAAGCTgtcccagccagggctgcacTTCTCCAGTGCTGAGCCACGGCGGGGAGCAAGGAGGGATAGAGAAGATGGTCAGGGTGATGGAGCCCAGCTcaccagcaagaaaaaaacccctcaagaCCTGATTTCCCCGCATTTAAGTCTCCTGGGCCACCGGTTCAGCAGCGGGAGCTCGGCGGGGGCCAGCAGGACCTGGGGGACTCACGTCTTTCGCAGCTGCTGCCTCCGTAGCCGGGCAGGCACAGGCAGGCGAGGCGGGCGCCGTCCTCCGTGCAGGTCCCTCCGTTCAGGCAGGGGTTGGGGACGCAGCCACCTGCAAGGCACACGCAGCCGTCCTCACTGCTGGAGCTCAGGGACCTCGTTAGTGCCCGGCATCGTTAAAGCCGCAGCTCTGCAGTGAGCACCCTACAGCAATCAGACGCCTGAGCTGACCGCTGCGGGCACCAAgtctggggcaggggaaggactTGGGCGCATGGTGACATGCCCGGAGCCATCCCAGCCTGCCCGCGCTGCCCTCGGTTCATGGCAAGCTCCCGGCTCAGCCGCCCCGGCCAAGAGCTGGCTGGGCTTGGGGCTTTGGCCTCCCTGCGGGGCGCGGGGATGTGAGCTGGACCATCTCATCCTCCACATCAGCGGGCTCGCTGTTTGTGCCAGCCCCTGGCCCGCTCCTGCACCCGGGGACGGCTCCTGCTCTGCGCTTTGGGATGGGACATGCGAAGGATAAAGCCTTCGGCACATCCCGGCCGCACGTCCTCAGCCTGGCGCCAAGGTGAACCTCGCTCCTGTCCCCCTGTTGTCACCTTCAGCCTGGCCGGGGCTGATAATTCAGCTGGCGCCGTCCCCGACCCGCACGTCCCCACCAGCCCGTTACGGTCATTAAGGCTCGCGGAGCACATCGTGTGCTCCCAGCCCCGGCTTGAGAGTGTGATTaagggctgctgccagcaccggCGGAGCGGAGACTGAAAGTCCTTGACACCCTCCAGCCTAATGATGCCCATTCAATGATCCTTGGCTCAGTGGAGCTGTGCCGAGGACGATGCTGCCCGTCCCCAGACACCATCAGCTCCCCATAAGGTGCCGGCGGCACTCGGGACACCCGGCTCATCCCCAGCGGACCGAGGCACAGAGCAGGACGAGCTATTTAGGGCTCTAACGCCACATGGCCGGCTCTTTCTGAGCATCTCTCCTTGCCGGGGCAAAGGCAGCCGTCCTGCGAGGTCTGGCCACACGCCACGGAGCTTCCTCTGTGCCATGGGACCGCGTGGGACACTGCCGGACCAGGGGGCAGGGACACCACTATGGTCCCCTCCGCTGTGGTCCCCTCCGCTGCAGCCGTCCTTGCAGGGAGCCGGGAGGGCAGACGGGGCTGCTCTAAGCAGCATCGGAGCTGGGAGCATCCCGGTGTAGGTGCCGGAGGGTGGGTATGGGTGGGTGACACCCACCCGTGACAGTTCACGCACCCACCGCTCGCCCATCTCAACCCTCACGTGGGgaagcggggctggggcgggggggctgtgCTCCCCGGGGGGACTGCAGAGACCTCAGGGTGCTCGGCCAGCAAGAGCTGCACGAGGCGGGGTGCTCTTGGTGGGGGTCCGCACCCCATCACCCATCGGTGCCCCCCCCATGGCTCCAGGGGTAGGAAGCCCCCCCCCGCTCACCCCGTGCTGCCCCAGAAGGTGCAAAGCAGCCGTATACGCCACCCCCCCACCTCGCAGGGGGTCCCATCCTCCCCGTTCTCCGGGGACTCGCGggcgcggggggccgggggatTAGTTCGTCAGTGGGAGAGGCGCGCGGGCAGCGAGCGAGGCAGCAGGCGCAAGGACGAAGGGAAGAGCTAGCCGAGATGCTTGTTCTAGAAAGATTTTAATTCCCTTTATTAGTACCACTGTTAGTCAGAGTAGGGTTTGGGGCCttcttttgataatttttttttcttttttcatggaAACAGTCATTAAAACACTTCACAGAAGTAGAAGAGATTTAAGTGCATGCAGAGCTCGGACCAATTTGTTTGACAAATATGTGCTTCTCCAGACCTGTGACCTTCCCTTAcccagctgaggaggagagagagacagagagagagaggagagacagacggacggacggacagaGGGAAGCACAGCGTGAAGGAAAGGTGTTGCCTTTCTCTAGTGCCAGAGAGCGGCCAGGAGGGCTGCCCCGAGGGCCACGGTGGTGCGACGGGGACCCCCGGCTGAGCGGGCGCCCGCCCCGACGCTGGCCCGCTcggtggggagggcaggcaggggggcagccgTGCTGGGGGTCGGGTCCCCCAATGGGGTCCCTGCCGGGGCCAGCCCGGAGCTGCCGGTACGGGGGGAGGTGAGGCCATCCCTGCGGGTCCCACCTGGTTCTCCAGGAACGGCTGCAAGGAAACCCTCCACGGTTGCAACAGAGGGAGCGGgttgctcttcctcctcctcctcctcttcctcttcctcctcttccgAAGACACAGCAGGCATCCCGTGGTCAGTGCCCGGGGGTCGTGGCACAGCCTCCTTGCCTCCCGCAGCCGgcgcgctgctgctgctgccgggcaCCTCCACGTGCCACGGGGTGACCGCTGTCACCTCCGCCGCGGGGACGGTGCTGCCATCCCCGGGGGCCACGGGCGATGGGAGCCACAGGGCCCCTgactgctcctctccctcctcctgtgGCTGCAAGGgtgcggggggcagcggggacgCCCCGGGGCTTTCGACCACATCTCCCGAGAGCTCAGCGTCTTCGGCGGTGGGGACAGGGGTGCTCGCCCCGCCAGACTCGGTCCCACCGGGCTCTCGGCTATCTGTCAAGGTGGTAGAAGTGGCACTGGTCGGCGGTGTCACCCGGTGCCCGGgtgccccggggctggcagTGTGGGCCGGATGCCCCACAGCATCCCGCGGGCGGTCGGGGCAGTGCGTGGGGACGATGGGGCTGAGCGGCCGGGGAAAGCCCTCGGGAAGCTCCGTGTCACCTGCTGCGGCCCCTGCCGAGGACGGAGTGCCGGTGGGTCCCTCTGCGCCCACCCGGGGGGCCGTGGAGAGCGTCTGCACGCCGGCGGCTCCATCCGGCTctgtgggctggctggggtCTCGCCCTCTGCCCAACGTGCTGCCAGGGTCCCTGCCCGGTGCTGGTCCCTGTTCCTCCTCTGCAAAGGGCAAGGCAGAAAGGCAATGAGACACCGGCACCGGGGAGCCAGCCAGACCGCGGGGCCGTGGGCACCGGCATCGCCCGCCAGTGCTGCAGATCCTGCCCGCagcgggcagagctggggcgggggggtgacGCCGGCACCAAGATGCACAGGGAGACAGAAACGGCCCCGAGCCCGTGTGACGTTGTCCCCTCTGAACCTCATGGCAGCCCGAGCTCTGGCTCGGCCACTGCCAAGCCCAGCCCCGGCACAGGCTTCTCTGCAGCAGGGGCCGTGCTCAGCCCCTCACCGCTGCGCCTggcctcctctccctccagccaTCAGCACCCTCCTCCAGTTCTTTGCATTGCTAAACTGCGATCCGGCACTGGTCCTGCACGCCGGACCCCAGCTGAGGGTGGGACAGACAGATGTCCCCGTGCCGGTGACTTATGCACAGCCCTACACCAAGACACCAGTGTCCCAGCCACGGGTGCTCCCTCCGTGGGAGAGACGGGGACAGCTGGGGTGACccaggcacccatgggtgcctcTGACCTCTCCTCGCGATCCCGGCGcctctgtccctgcagctcctctctgcaccccagccctggcatCGCTGCAGCGGCCACTCGACCTACCCACGCGGGACGGCTCGTGCCTGGCTGCTGTGCACACCCCAACTGTCCCTGTCACCCCATCCTCCTCCGCGGGGGACGAGGTCCCCGGTTTTGCACCACAGCTAAGCGGGATGCCTGCCTCGGGGACGGCCGGGGCCATGGGGAAAGGGGCAGCGGAGGTCGGGTGACCTGAGGACACGGAGGTATCTAGCGGGGGATGCCGGGTCCCTGGCCCCAGTGCGTCTTCGGGGGACGGGCTCGGCTTTTCCAGCTCAGCATCCTTAAAGAAAGGGATGGCGTATACAGCCCCTCGCGACTCAATCTCCACTTGCGCtttgggcagctgcagctcctccagcttTTCTGCCACTGTAACAATCTCCTGGAGGCCCTCGGGCTCTCTGGCTCGGTATTTTCCTGCAGCCTCAGGGAAAGAGTTTGTCCCTTCTGTGGGCAGAAAGAAAGTG
Protein-coding sequences here:
- the BCAN gene encoding brevican core protein isoform X5, producing the protein MASALPLLLLWVFAPTVVPEVFGPGDGTEDLKALQVSIPRHPALDAVLAGDITIPCLITYLGPQPTAGTAGRRAVLGTPRVKWTFISEGREVEILVARGDRVKVSEDYRLRASLPIFHQRYTNASLLLTELRPNDSGIYRCDVQHGIEDGHDILDVKVKGVVFHYREGSMRYAYTFSEAREACARIGARIATPEQLYAAYLGGYEQCDAGWIADQTVRYPIHTPREACYGDMNGFPGVRNYGVVDPEDMYDVYCYAEDLPEGTNSFPEAAGKYRAREPEGLQEIVTVAEKLEELQLPKAQVEIESRGAVYAIPFFKDAELEKPSPSPEDALGPGTRHPPLDTSVSSEEEQGPAPGRDPGSTLGRGRDPSQPTEPDGAAGVQTLSTAPRVGAEGPTGTPSSAGAAAGDTELPEGFPRPLSPIVPTHCPDRPRDAVGHPAHTASPGAPGHRVTPPTSATSTTLTDSREPGGTESGGASTPVPTAEDAELSGDVVESPGASPLPPAPLQPQEEGEEQSGALWLPSPVAPGDGSTVPAAEVTAVTPWHVEVPGSSSSAPAAGGKEAVPRPPGTDHGMPAVSSEEEEEEEEEEEEEQPAPSVATVEGFLAAVPGEPGGCVPNPCLNGGTCTEDGARLACLCLPGYGGSSCERPLEKCSPGWDSFQGACYKHFSTRRSWEDAETQCRHYGGHLATILTPEEQDFINDQYREYQWIGLNDRTIEGDFQWSDGSPLLYENWHPGQPDSYFLSGENCVVIVWHDGGQWSDVPCNYHLSYTCKMGLVQCGPPPAISNAHAFGKPKQRYEIGSITRYQCRHGFIQRRSPIIRCREDGTWELPQLACRPGLAQPPDD